A region from the Variovorax paradoxus genome encodes:
- a CDS encoding putative hydro-lyase, producing MSNRPTFAEQPGAGSSALAVRHACRGGALNAHTSGLASAHVQGNLVILPREHAADFLRFCQANPKPCPLLGVSEAGDPALPALGEDIDIRTDLPRYRVWRNGVLVDEPTDVRALWRDDMVSFVIGCSFTFEHALMAEGIVLRHVAQGRNVAMYRTSVATTPAGPFHGPMVVSMRPLRAADAIRAVQITSRFPAVHGAPVHIGDPALIGIGSIANPDYGDAVEVMPDELPVFWACGVTPQAALAAARLPFAITHAPGSMLVTDLLHHSLAAF from the coding sequence AGAGCAGCCCGGCGCCGGCAGCAGCGCGCTGGCCGTGCGCCATGCCTGCCGCGGCGGCGCGCTGAACGCCCACACCAGCGGGCTCGCGAGCGCCCACGTGCAGGGCAACCTCGTGATCCTGCCGCGCGAGCATGCCGCCGACTTCCTGCGCTTCTGCCAGGCCAACCCCAAGCCGTGTCCGCTGCTCGGCGTGTCGGAAGCCGGTGATCCGGCGCTGCCGGCGCTCGGCGAGGACATCGACATCCGCACCGACCTGCCGCGCTACCGGGTGTGGCGAAACGGTGTGCTGGTGGACGAACCCACCGACGTGCGCGCGCTATGGCGCGACGACATGGTGAGCTTCGTGATCGGCTGTTCCTTCACCTTCGAGCATGCGCTGATGGCCGAGGGCATCGTGCTGCGCCACGTGGCGCAGGGCCGCAACGTGGCGATGTACCGCACCTCGGTCGCCACCACGCCGGCCGGTCCTTTCCATGGGCCGATGGTGGTGTCGATGCGCCCGCTGCGGGCGGCCGATGCCATTCGCGCGGTGCAGATCACCTCGCGCTTTCCGGCGGTGCACGGCGCGCCGGTGCACATCGGCGATCCGGCGCTGATCGGCATCGGGTCGATCGCCAATCCCGACTACGGCGACGCGGTCGAGGTGATGCCCGATGAGCTGCCCGTGTTCTGGGCCTGCGGCGTCACGCCCCAGGCCGCGCTGGCCGCCGCCAGGCTGCCGTTCGCCATCACGCATGCGCCGGGCTCGATGCTCGTGACCGACCTGCTGCATCACAGCCTGGCCGCGTTCTAG
- a CDS encoding MFS transporter, translated as MKTTLEAAQAGDGAAAEGSWLRTLNPNEKRTLTASFSGYAVDAFDYYTLPLVTPILLSLWGMSKTEVGLIGTATLVASAIGGWAAGILADRYGRVRILQLTILVFAIFTFACGLAQTPGQLLVARTLQGLGFGGEWAVGSVLIAEMIRPAYRGKAVGLVQSSWAVGWGAAVLVSMALFSFLPPEYSWRVMFMLGLLPAVLIVFIRRSIRDPEIYVQSRAAVARGERSGNFLAIFKPGMLGTTVLASLLFTGMQGGYYAIGVWLPTFLKNERHLTVLGSGGYQFMFIIGAFIGYLCGAYLSDRLGRRRAFILFAVGAGSLVYAYTLLPITDGLMLLLGFPLGFFMSGIFSGAGAFLAELFPNELRGSGQGFCYNFGRGIGATFPALVGVLSDRTHLPLGTAIGVCAAVAYAMVVIVALCLPETRGRDLRQN; from the coding sequence ATGAAAACCACCCTCGAAGCCGCCCAGGCAGGCGACGGCGCGGCGGCCGAAGGCAGCTGGCTGCGCACGCTCAACCCGAACGAGAAACGCACGCTCACCGCTTCCTTCAGCGGCTACGCGGTCGATGCCTTCGACTACTACACGCTGCCGCTGGTCACGCCCATCCTGCTGTCGCTGTGGGGCATGAGCAAGACCGAGGTGGGGCTGATCGGCACCGCCACGCTGGTGGCTTCGGCCATCGGCGGCTGGGCGGCCGGCATCCTGGCCGACAGGTACGGCCGCGTGCGCATCCTGCAGCTCACCATCCTGGTGTTCGCGATCTTCACCTTTGCCTGCGGCCTGGCGCAGACGCCCGGGCAGCTGCTGGTCGCCCGCACGCTGCAGGGCCTGGGCTTCGGCGGCGAATGGGCGGTGGGCTCGGTGCTCATTGCCGAGATGATCCGGCCGGCCTACCGGGGCAAGGCGGTGGGGCTGGTGCAGAGCAGCTGGGCCGTGGGATGGGGCGCGGCGGTGCTGGTGTCTATGGCGCTGTTCTCGTTCCTGCCACCCGAGTATTCATGGCGCGTGATGTTCATGCTGGGCCTGCTGCCGGCAGTGCTGATCGTCTTCATCCGCCGCTCCATCCGCGACCCCGAGATCTACGTGCAGAGCCGCGCCGCGGTGGCGCGCGGCGAGCGCAGCGGCAATTTCCTCGCGATCTTCAAGCCCGGCATGCTGGGCACCACGGTGCTCGCGAGCCTGCTGTTCACCGGCATGCAGGGCGGCTACTACGCGATCGGCGTCTGGCTGCCCACCTTCCTGAAGAACGAACGCCATCTCACGGTGCTGGGTTCGGGCGGCTACCAGTTCATGTTCATCATCGGGGCCTTCATCGGCTACCTGTGCGGCGCCTACCTGTCGGACCGCCTCGGCCGGCGCCGCGCCTTCATCCTGTTTGCCGTGGGCGCCGGATCGCTGGTCTACGCCTACACGCTGCTGCCGATCACCGACGGCCTGATGCTGCTGCTCGGCTTTCCGCTCGGCTTCTTCATGTCGGGCATCTTCAGCGGCGCGGGCGCCTTCCTGGCCGAGCTTTTTCCCAATGAACTGCGCGGCTCCGGGCAAGGCTTTTGCTACAACTTCGGGCGCGGCATCGGCGCCACCTTTCCGGCGCTGGTCGGGGTGCTGAGCGACCGCACGCACCTTCCGCTGGGCACCGCCATCGGCGTGTGCGCCGCGGTGGCCTACGCCATGGTGGTGATCGTGGCGCTGTGCCTGCCCGAAACGCGCGGACGCGACCTGCGCCAGAACTGA